Proteins encoded in a region of the Populus alba chromosome 13, ASM523922v2, whole genome shotgun sequence genome:
- the LOC118042903 gene encoding DNA-directed RNA polymerases II, IV and V subunit 8B — translation MEDLLDFFAIEKLNPDGKKYDKVSRIVARSEKGDLYMVLDVHTEIYPIEEKSRYLVLLTETLNTDGTPVDPRNAQGKQPSKEDKFEYVTHGKLYKIDKEGSGADFKLEIYISFGGLQLLLRGSPSSLARFQLDKNYFMLMRKM, via the exons ATGGAAGATTTGCTTGACTTCTTTGCCATCGAGAAGCTCAACCCTGATGGCAAGAAATATGACAaag TTTCTCGCATTGTCGCTCGCAGTGAGAAGGGGGATTTATACATGGTGCTTGATGTACACACGGAGATTTATcctattgaagaaaaatcaaggTATTTAGTCCTATTAACTGAAACTTTGAACACCGATGGCACTCCGGTTGACCCTCGTAATGCACAG GGCAAGCAACCATCCAAAGAAGACAAGTTTGAGTATGTGACACACGGGAAACTTTACAAAATTGACAAGGAAGGTTCAGGAGCTgatttcaagtt GGAGATCTACATTTCATTTGGTGGACTTCAACTGTTGCTGAGGGGGAGTCCTAGCTCGCTTGCCAGGTTTCagcttgataaaaattattttatgttgatgaGGAAGATGTAG
- the LOC118042899 gene encoding AUGMIN subunit 7 yields the protein MAAKQMEDIQGKLGMLNYPRANAPAQSLLFAGMERYALLEWLFFKLLGDKSPFSQQNLQGDAMDRDEETARIQYLAEIAKFLGITSIIDTEAIQGRGSYEDRTEMLRLIVDLVEASIYADNPEWSVDEQVAKDIQLIDSIAEKQALIFSEECKLFPADVQIQSIYPLPDVSELETKLAEQSKILQSLQQKIDDLASKHAYNPDEEYSEVESHLRAHLESFLETARSFNVIYTKEIRPWTHMMEVPQLHGFGPAANRLLEAYKMLWKFLGNLRNLRDSHAALAVGSSETKAGEPSSVTRIISECESALTFLNRDLGILSASISREKGNNAS from the exons atggCAGCGAAGCAAATGGAAGATATACAGGGAAAACTAGGGATGTTGAATTATCCAAGAGCCAATGCTCCTGCTCAGTCTCTTCTTTTTGCCGGCATGGAACGTTACGCTCTTCTCGAATGGCTCTTCTTCAA GTTATTGGGTGATAAATCACCATTCTCGCAGCAAAATCTACAAGGAGATGCTATGGATCGTGACGAAGAGACGGCTCGTATCCAat ATCTGGCGGAGATTGCAAAGTTTTTGGGCATCACTTCAATTATAGATACAGAAGCCATCCAA GGGCGAGGAAGCTATGAAGACCGAACTGAAATGCTTCGTCTAATTGTAGATCTCGTGGAGGCTAGCATCTATGCTGATAATCCTGAATGGAG TGTAGATGAACAGGTGGCAAAAGACATACAACTCATAGATTCTATTGCAGAGAAACAAGCTCTAATATTCTCAGAGGAGTGCAAGCTGTTCCCTGCTGATGTGCAGATTCAATCCATATATCCGTT ACCAGATGTATCTGAGTTGGAGACAAAGCTTGCGGAACAGTCAAAAATACTTCAGAGTCTTCAGCAGAAAATTGATGACTTGGCATCTAAG CATGCGTACAATCCAGATGAGGAGTATTCTGAGGTGGAATCTCATCTCCGGGCACATTTGGAATCTTTCCTAGAAACTGCAAGATCATTCAATGTGATATACACAAAG GAAATACGCCCTTGGACGCACATGATGGAAGTGCCACAGCTTCATGGGTTTGGACCAGCTGCCAACCGGTTGTTGGAGGCATACAAGATGCTTTGGAAG TTCCTAGGGAACTTAAGAAATCTTAGAGATTCGCATGCAGCTCTTGCTGTTGGATCTTCTGAAACAAAAGCTGGCGAGCCCTCTTCTGTTACAAGAATAATTTCAGAGTGTGAGTCTGCACTGACATTCTTAAATCGTGATCTTGGCATTCTCTCGGCTTCGATTTCACGTGAGAAAGGTAACAATGCATCATAA
- the LOC118042902 gene encoding DNA-directed RNA polymerases II, IV and V subunit 8B isoform X1: protein MKLGRIEIFNHDPKLKTSINWASSCSLEIPDRSTCSIQINPYNTEGRVLPSSNPLRIAPWYHLLRMEDLLDFYVIEKLNPDGKKYDKVSRIVARSEKGDLYMVLDVHTEIYPIEEKSRYLVLLTGTLNTDGTPVDPRNAQGKQPSKEDKFEYVTHGKLYKIDKEGSGADFKLYVPYLEIYISFGGLQLLLRGSPSSLARFQLDKNYLMLMRNM from the exons ATGAAATTGGGCCGGATTGAAATATTTAATCATGATCCGAAGCTCAAAACTTCCATAAACTGGGCCTCAAGTTGTTCATTAGAAATCCCTGATCGATCGACATGTAGTATACAAATAAACCCTTACAACACAGAAGGAAGGGTTTTGCCAAGTTCAAACCCTCTCCGCATAGCTCCCTG GTATCATCTTTTGCGAATGGAAGATTTGCTTGACTTTTATGTCATCGAGAAGCTCAACCCTGATGGCAAGAAATATGACAAAG TTTCTCGCATTGTAGCTCGCAGTGAGAAGGGGGATTTGTACATGGTGCTTGATGTACACACGGAGATTTATcctattgaagaaaaatcaaggTATTTAGTCCTATTAACTGGAACATTGAACACTGATGGCACTCCGGTTGACCCTCGTAATGCGCAG GGTAAGCAACCATCCAAAGAAGACAAGTTTGAGTATGTGACACACGGGAAACTTTACAAAATTGACAAGGAAGGTTCAGGAGCTgatttcaagttgtatgtgccATACTT gGAGATCTACATTTCATTTGGTGGACTTCAACTGTTGCTGAGGGGGAGTCCTAGCTCGCTTGCCAGGTTTCAGCTTGATAAAAACTATCTTATGTTGATGAGGAATATGTAG
- the LOC118042902 gene encoding DNA-directed RNA polymerases II, IV and V subunit 8B isoform X3, translating to MKLGRIEIFNHDPKLKTSINWASSCSLEIPDRSTCSIQINPYNTEGRVLPSSNPLRIAPWYHLLRMEDLLDFYVIEKLNPDGKKYDKARSEKGDLYMVLDVHTEIYPIEEKSRYLVLLTGTLNTDGTPVDPRNAQGKQPSKEDKFEYVTHGKLYKIDKEGSGADFKLYVPYLEIYISFGGLQLLLRGSPSSLARFQLDKNYLMLMRNM from the exons ATGAAATTGGGCCGGATTGAAATATTTAATCATGATCCGAAGCTCAAAACTTCCATAAACTGGGCCTCAAGTTGTTCATTAGAAATCCCTGATCGATCGACATGTAGTATACAAATAAACCCTTACAACACAGAAGGAAGGGTTTTGCCAAGTTCAAACCCTCTCCGCATAGCTCCCTG GTATCATCTTTTGCGAATGGAAGATTTGCTTGACTTTTATGTCATCGAGAAGCTCAACCCTGATGGCAAGAAATATGACAAAG CTCGCAGTGAGAAGGGGGATTTGTACATGGTGCTTGATGTACACACGGAGATTTATcctattgaagaaaaatcaaggTATTTAGTCCTATTAACTGGAACATTGAACACTGATGGCACTCCGGTTGACCCTCGTAATGCGCAG GGTAAGCAACCATCCAAAGAAGACAAGTTTGAGTATGTGACACACGGGAAACTTTACAAAATTGACAAGGAAGGTTCAGGAGCTgatttcaagttgtatgtgccATACTT gGAGATCTACATTTCATTTGGTGGACTTCAACTGTTGCTGAGGGGGAGTCCTAGCTCGCTTGCCAGGTTTCAGCTTGATAAAAACTATCTTATGTTGATGAGGAATATGTAG
- the LOC118042902 gene encoding DNA-directed RNA polymerases II, IV and V subunit 8B isoform X2 — translation MKLGRIEIFNHDPKLKTSINWASSCSLEIPDRSTCSIQINPYNTEGRVLPSSNPLRIAPWYHLLRMEDLLDFYVIEKLNPDGKKYDKVSRIVARSEKGDLYMVLDVHTEIYPIEEKSRYLVLLTGTLNTDGTPVDPRNAQGKQPSKEDKFEYVTHGKLYKIDKEGSGADFKLEIYISFGGLQLLLRGSPSSLARFQLDKNYLMLMRNM, via the exons ATGAAATTGGGCCGGATTGAAATATTTAATCATGATCCGAAGCTCAAAACTTCCATAAACTGGGCCTCAAGTTGTTCATTAGAAATCCCTGATCGATCGACATGTAGTATACAAATAAACCCTTACAACACAGAAGGAAGGGTTTTGCCAAGTTCAAACCCTCTCCGCATAGCTCCCTG GTATCATCTTTTGCGAATGGAAGATTTGCTTGACTTTTATGTCATCGAGAAGCTCAACCCTGATGGCAAGAAATATGACAAAG TTTCTCGCATTGTAGCTCGCAGTGAGAAGGGGGATTTGTACATGGTGCTTGATGTACACACGGAGATTTATcctattgaagaaaaatcaaggTATTTAGTCCTATTAACTGGAACATTGAACACTGATGGCACTCCGGTTGACCCTCGTAATGCGCAG GGTAAGCAACCATCCAAAGAAGACAAGTTTGAGTATGTGACACACGGGAAACTTTACAAAATTGACAAGGAAGGTTCAGGAGCTgatttcaagtt gGAGATCTACATTTCATTTGGTGGACTTCAACTGTTGCTGAGGGGGAGTCCTAGCTCGCTTGCCAGGTTTCAGCTTGATAAAAACTATCTTATGTTGATGAGGAATATGTAG